The bacterium genome includes the window ATGGGCAAGATTAATCATCAAAAAGCTAAAATTTCCTTAATTGGTGCGGGTTCTTGGGGTACAGCCTTAAGTATTTTACTTTATCAAAATGGTCATCAAGTAAGATTATGGGATTTTCTTAAAGACCATTTAGCCAAGATCAAGGAAGAGTTAGAAAATAAAAGGTGTCTTCCTGGTGTTCCTCTGCCTAAGGATATATCTTTTACTTTTGACCTTAACCAGGCCATAGAAGAAGGAGAATATATAATATTTGCTATTCCTTCTCATTTTTTAAGAGATACTTTAAGAAAAATAAAAAGTTGCCGTGAAGATAAAAAGATTATTTCAGTTATTAAAGGGATAGAGAATGACACTTTTTTGAGACCATCTCAAATTATTGAGGAAGTCTTACCTCAATTTAAAGAAAAAGTGGTGGTATTTTCAGGACCAAGCCATGCTGAAGAAGTAAGTAGAAATATACCTACTTCCGTGGTAGTTTCATCTTCTAAGACAGAAGATGCTGAAGAAATTCAAAGGTTATTTATCTCTCCTTATTTTAGAGTTTACACTTCAAAAGATTTGGTAGGCGTAGAATTAGGAGGAGCTTTAAAGAATGTCATCG containing:
- a CDS encoding NAD(P)H-dependent glycerol-3-phosphate dehydrogenase; the encoded protein is MGKINHQKAKISLIGAGSWGTALSILLYQNGHQVRLWDFLKDHLAKIKEELENKRCLPGVPLPKDISFTFDLNQAIEEGEYIIFAIPSHFLRDTLRKIKSCREDKKIISVIKGIENDTFLRPSQIIEEVLPQFKEKVVVFSGPSHAEEVSRNIPTSVVVSSSKTEDAEEIQRLFISPYFRVYTSKDLVGVELGGALKNVIAIAVGICDGLGLGDNTKAALITRGLAEITRLGVALGANAHTFAGLSGMGDLIVTCLSKHSRNRLFGELIGKGNSLEEALSKMTMVAEGVKTAKSVYELAFQTKIELPICEQVFYILYQGKDPKTTVRELMLRDPKAELERDRG